One window from the genome of Lynx canadensis isolate LIC74 chromosome E3, mLynCan4.pri.v2, whole genome shotgun sequence encodes:
- the HIRIP3 gene encoding HIRA-interacting protein 3: MARENEMQEFIRSFFRGRPDLSTLTHSIVRRRFLAHAGRDHLEPDEKQALKRLVEKELLKVQVDEAGAREERPDLAKKAKRPPTPSSGPGRKRFRFDSESEPSSAASSPDCFGLSAKNGMAAEVSSAEEESPKRASRKAVEESSDEEQQRDLAAKTGLEREVKESSGEEEEGSARTSKVSKEESSEEDEEGDEEESRGRIGKKPVTKNKQAPGKTSASRKQAREESEDSEEEPAQRTRKKAEGKKGAESHQESAKDSEEEDTIAKKKENREKEEKDWKAGARGSGGKKSAWEERSCEQKSRAARLLGDLGETEEEEEKAAAGSGDNSGGDEEPLVQRKSKDRTPQKGGKRQSGSSEDGEDSRRKVKPTAEGAGKTAKAGGISGEASDSEREVSDSEAEDSPKGERGNRSSKKSSRKGRARSSSSSSTDGSPQSKGRKAGSGRRGEDHPAVMRLKRYIRACGAHRNYKKLLGPCRSHKERLSVLRAELEALGMKGNPSLEKCRALKEQREEAAEVASLDITNIISGSGRPRRRTAWNPSGEADPPGELYRRTLGSEDEQPRPPPPDWSHMRGIISSDGESN, translated from the exons ATGGCGCGGGAGAACGAGATGCAGGAGTTCATCCGTAGCTTCTTCCGAGGCCGCCCGGACCTCAG CACGCTCACGCACTCCATAGTGCGGCGGAGGTTCTTGGCTCACGCGGGCCGCGACCACCTGGAACCCGACGAGAAGCAAGCACTAAAGCGGCTGGTGGAGAAGGAGCTGCTGAAAGTGCAG GTAGACGAAGCAGGTGCCAGGGAAGAGAGGCCAGATCTTGCCAAGAAGGCTAAGaggcctcccacccccagcagtgGCCCTGGGAGAAAAAGGTTCCGTTTCGATTCGGAGTCAG AGCCCAGCTCTGCAGCCTCCAGTCCAGACTGTTTTGGCCTCTCAGCAAAGAATGGGATGGCAGCAGAAGTCAGTTCAGCAGAGGAGGAGAGTCCAAAGCGAGCCTCAAGGAAAGCAGTTGAGGAGAGCAGTGATGAGGAACAGCAGAGGGACCTGGCTGCAAAGACTGGATTAGAGAGGGAGGTGAAGGAGagcagtggggaggaggaagagggctcTGCCAGAACAAGTAAGGTCTCAAAGGAAGAGAGCAGTGAGGAAGATGAGGAAGGGGACGAGGAGGAGTCCAGAGGCAGGATTGGGAAGAAACCTGTGACAAAGAATAAGCAGGCACCGGGCAAAACCTCAGCCAGTAGGAAGCAGGCCAGGGAAGAGAGTGAGGACAGTGAGGAGGAACCTGCCCAGAGGAcaagaaagaaggcagagggaaagaaaggtgcTGAAAGCCACCAGGAAAGTGCAAAGGACAGTGAGGAGGAAGACACCATagccaagaagaaagagaacagagagaaagaggaaaaggattgGAAAGCTGGAGCCCGGGGCAGTGGAGGGAAAAAGTCAGCTTGGGAGGAGAGGAGCTGCGAGCAGAAAAGCAGGGCAGCCAGGCTACTAGGAGACTTGGGggaaacagaggaagaagaggaaaaagcagCAGCAGGCAGTGGGGATAACAGCGGGGGAGATGAAGAGCCCCTggtgcagagaaagagcaaggacaGGACCCCGCAGAAAGGTGGGAAAAGGCAGAGTGGAAGCAGCGAGGATGGGGAAGACAGTCGGAGAAAGGTGAAACCAACTGCTGAAGGTGCTGGAAAGACAGCCAAAGCGGGCGGTATCAGTGGTGAGGCGAGTGACTCAGAGAGGGAGGTGAGTGACAGTGAGGCAGAGGATAGCCctaagggggagagggggaaccGCTCTTCCAAGAAAAGCTCCAGGAAAGGCCGGGCACGaagctcctcctcctcttccacagATGGCAGTCCGCAGTCCAAAGGCAGGAAG GCTGGCTCCGGTCGCCGTGGTGAGGACCACCCAGCCGTGATGAGGCTAAAGCGCTACATTCGGGCCTGTGGTGCCCATCGAAACTACAAGAAGCTTCTGGGCCCCTGCCGCTCACACAAGGAGCGCCTCAGTGTCCTCCGGGCAGAGCTGGAAGCCCTGGGCATGAAGG GCAATccttccttagagaagtgtcgGGCCCTGAAGGAGCAGCGGGAGGAGGCGGCTGAGGTAGCCTCCTTGGACATTACCAACATCATCAGTGGTTCAG GTCGGCCACGCAGACGCACGGCTTGGAACCCTTCAGGAGAAGCAGATCCCCCAGGGGAGCTATACCGCCGGACTTTGGGCTCAGAGGATGAacagccccgccccccacccccagattggTCACATATGCGTGGCATCATCAGCAGTGATGGGGAGAGTAACTGA
- the DOC2A gene encoding double C2-like domain-containing protein alpha — MRGRRGDRMTINIQEHMAINVCPGPIRPIRQISDYFPRRGPGPEGGGRDFREAPARLAPLALAPPAALLGATTPEEGAEVDSYDSDDTTALGMLEFDLLYDQASCTLHCSILRAKGLKPMDFNGLADPYVKLHLLPGACKANKLKTKTQRNTLNPVWNEDLTYSGITDDDITHKVLRISVCDEDKLSHNEFIGEIRVPLRRLKPSQKKHFNICLERQVPLASPSSMSAALRGISCYLKELEQAEQGPGLLEERGRILLSLSYSSRRRGLLVGIVRCAHLAAMDVNGYSDPYVKTYLRPDVDKKSKHKTCVKKKTLNPEFNEDFFYEMELSALATKTLEVTVWDYDIGKSNDFIGGVSLGPGARGEARKHWRDCLQQPDAALERWHTLTSELPPAAGALPSA, encoded by the exons GGCGACCGCATGACCATCAACATCCAGGAGCACATGGCCATCAACGTGTGCCCCGGGCCCATCCGGCCCATCCGGCAGATCTCTGACTACTTCCCCCGCCGGGGACCAGGACCCGAAGGCGGGGGCAGGGATTTCAGGGAGGCCCCTGCTCGTCTGGcccccctggccctggccccccCTGCAGCCCTCCTTGGGGCCACCACGCCCGAGGAGGGAGCCGAGGTGGACAGCTACGACTCGGATGATACCA CCGCCCTGGGCATGCTGGAGTTTGACCTTCTCTACGACCAGGCCTCCTGCACTCTGCACTGTAGTATCCTCAGGGCCAAG GGCCTCAAGCCCATGGATTTCAATGGCCTGGCCGACCCCTACGTCAAGCTGCACCTGCTGCCTGGAGCCTGCAAG GCCAATAAGCtaaaaactaagactcagaggAACACGCTGAATCCCGTGTGGAATGAAGATCTGACGTACAGTGGGATCACGGATGATGACATCACCCACAAGGTGCTCAG GATCTCCGTCTGTGACGAGGACAAGCTGAGCCACAATGAATTCATTGGGGAGATCAGAGTACCCCTCCGCCGCCTCAAGCCTTcacagaagaaacattttaacATCTGCCTTGAGCGCCAGGTCCCG cTGGCTTCACCCTCCTCCATGTCAGCAGCGCTGAGGGGCATCTCCTGttacctgaaggag CTGGAACAGGCAGAGCAGGGCCCCGGGCTGCTGGAAGAGCGTGGGCGCATCCTGCTGAGTCTCAGCTACAGCTCTCGGCGCCGGGGGCTGCTGGTGGGCATCGTGCGCTGCGCCCACTTGGCCGCCATGGACGTCAATGGCTACTCCGACCCCTACGTCAAGAC GTACCTGAGGCCTGACGTGGATAAAAAATCCAAGCATAAAACGTGTGTGAAGAAGAAGACTCTCAATCCAGAATTTAACGAG GACTTCTTCTACGAGATGGAGCTCTCTGCTCTGGCCACCAAGACTCTGGAAGTCACAGTCTGGGACTATGACATCGGCAAATCCAACGACTTCATCG gTGGCGtgtccctggggcctggggctcgGGGAGAGGCCCGGAAGCACTGGCGTGACTGTCTGCAGCAGCCGGACGCAGCCCTGGAACGCTGGCACACCCTCACCAGCGAGCTGCCCCCTGCGGCCGGGGCTCTGCCCTCGGCCTGA
- the INO80E gene encoding INO80 complex subunit E isoform X3, with product MNGPADGEVDYKKKYRNLKRKLKFLIYEHECFQEELRKAQRKLLKVSRDKSFLLDRLLQYENVDEDSSDSDATASSDNSETEGTPKLSDTPAPKSPLPCPFSRKRSPPLGGVPSPSSLSLPPSTGFPLQASGAPSPYLSSLASPPYPPFPSDYLALQLPEPSPLRPKREKRPRLPRKLKMAVGPPDCPVGGPLTFPGRGSGAGVGAALAPLPPPKMPPPTILSAVPRQMFSDAGSGDDALDGDDDLVIDIPE from the exons ATGAACGGGCCGGCGGACGGCGAAGTGGACTACAAGAAGAAGTACCGGAACCTGAAGCGGAAGCTCAAGTTCCTCATCTAC GAACACGAGTGCTTCCAGGAGGAACTGAGGAAGGCGCAGAGGAAGTTGCTGAAGGTGTCCCGGGATAAGAG TTTCCTCCTAGACCGACTTCTGCAGTACGAGAACGTGGATGAAGATTCTTCTG ACTCAGATGCCACTGCATCTTCAGATAACAGCGAGACAGAGGGAACACCCAAGTTGTCGGACACGCCAGCCCCCAAGAG ccccctcccctgtcctttcTCCAGGAAGAGAAGCCCTCCACTGGGgggtgtcccctccccctccagcctctccctgcctccttcaaCAGGGTTTCCCCTTCAGGCCTCGGGGGCCCCCTCCCCATACCTGAGCTCG CTGGCttcccccccctaccccccattcCCTTCCGACTACCTGGCCCTGCAGCTGCCCGAGCCCAGCCCCCTGAGGCCCAAGCGGGAGAAACGGCCCCGCCTGCCCCGGAAACTCAAG ATGGCCGTGGGACCCCCTGACTGCCCTGTGGGAGGGCCGCTGACTTTCCCAGGCCGTGgttctggggctggggtgggggcagccctgGCCCCACTGCCGCCCCCCAAGATGCCTCCCCCCACGATCCTCAGCGCCGTCCCTCGGCAGATGTTCAGCGACGCGGGCAGCGGGGACGATGCCCTGGACGGGGATGATGACCTGGTGATCGACATCCCGGAgtga
- the INO80E gene encoding INO80 complex subunit E isoform X4 — MNGPADGEVDYKKKYRNLKRKLKFLIYEHECFQEELRKAQRKLLKVSRDKSFLLDRLLQYENVDEDSSDSDATASSDNSETEGTPKLSDTPAPKRKRSPPLGGVPSPSSLSLPPSTGFPLQASGAPSPYLSSLASPPYPPFPSDYLALQLPEPSPLRPKREKRPRLPRKLKMAVGPPDCPVGGPLTFPGRGSGAGVGAALAPLPPPKMPPPTILSAVPRQMFSDAGSGDDALDGDDDLVIDIPE; from the exons ATGAACGGGCCGGCGGACGGCGAAGTGGACTACAAGAAGAAGTACCGGAACCTGAAGCGGAAGCTCAAGTTCCTCATCTAC GAACACGAGTGCTTCCAGGAGGAACTGAGGAAGGCGCAGAGGAAGTTGCTGAAGGTGTCCCGGGATAAGAG TTTCCTCCTAGACCGACTTCTGCAGTACGAGAACGTGGATGAAGATTCTTCTG ACTCAGATGCCACTGCATCTTCAGATAACAGCGAGACAGAGGGAACACCCAAGTTGTCGGACACGCCAGCCCCCAAGAG GAAGAGAAGCCCTCCACTGGGgggtgtcccctccccctccagcctctccctgcctccttcaaCAGGGTTTCCCCTTCAGGCCTCGGGGGCCCCCTCCCCATACCTGAGCTCG CTGGCttcccccccctaccccccattcCCTTCCGACTACCTGGCCCTGCAGCTGCCCGAGCCCAGCCCCCTGAGGCCCAAGCGGGAGAAACGGCCCCGCCTGCCCCGGAAACTCAAG ATGGCCGTGGGACCCCCTGACTGCCCTGTGGGAGGGCCGCTGACTTTCCCAGGCCGTGgttctggggctggggtgggggcagccctgGCCCCACTGCCGCCCCCCAAGATGCCTCCCCCCACGATCCTCAGCGCCGTCCCTCGGCAGATGTTCAGCGACGCGGGCAGCGGGGACGATGCCCTGGACGGGGATGATGACCTGGTGATCGACATCCCGGAgtga
- the INO80E gene encoding INO80 complex subunit E isoform X7, whose protein sequence is MNGPADGEVDYKKKYRNLKRKLKFLIYEHECFQEELRKAQRKLLKVSRDKSFLLDRLLQYENVDEDSSDSDATASSDNSETEGTPKLSDTPAPKRKRSPPLGGVPSPSSLSLPPSTGFPLQASGAPSPYLSSMAVGPPDCPVGGPLTFPGRGSGAGVGAALAPLPPPKMPPPTILSAVPRQMFSDAGSGDDALDGDDDLVIDIPE, encoded by the exons ATGAACGGGCCGGCGGACGGCGAAGTGGACTACAAGAAGAAGTACCGGAACCTGAAGCGGAAGCTCAAGTTCCTCATCTAC GAACACGAGTGCTTCCAGGAGGAACTGAGGAAGGCGCAGAGGAAGTTGCTGAAGGTGTCCCGGGATAAGAG TTTCCTCCTAGACCGACTTCTGCAGTACGAGAACGTGGATGAAGATTCTTCTG ACTCAGATGCCACTGCATCTTCAGATAACAGCGAGACAGAGGGAACACCCAAGTTGTCGGACACGCCAGCCCCCAAGAG GAAGAGAAGCCCTCCACTGGGgggtgtcccctccccctccagcctctccctgcctccttcaaCAGGGTTTCCCCTTCAGGCCTCGGGGGCCCCCTCCCCATACCTGAGCTCG ATGGCCGTGGGACCCCCTGACTGCCCTGTGGGAGGGCCGCTGACTTTCCCAGGCCGTGgttctggggctggggtgggggcagccctgGCCCCACTGCCGCCCCCCAAGATGCCTCCCCCCACGATCCTCAGCGCCGTCCCTCGGCAGATGTTCAGCGACGCGGGCAGCGGGGACGATGCCCTGGACGGGGATGATGACCTGGTGATCGACATCCCGGAgtga
- the INO80E gene encoding INO80 complex subunit E isoform X9, with translation MNGPADGEVDYKKKYRNLKRKLKFLIYEHECFQEELRKAQRKLLKVSRDKSFLLDRLLQYENVDEDSSDSDATASSDNSETEGTPKLSDTPAPKRKRSPPLGGVPSPSSLSLPPSTGFPLQASGAPSPYLSSLASPPYPPFPSDYLALQLPEPSPLRPKREKRPRLPRKLKRAHSGCSVEEELALGEAEGRESS, from the exons ATGAACGGGCCGGCGGACGGCGAAGTGGACTACAAGAAGAAGTACCGGAACCTGAAGCGGAAGCTCAAGTTCCTCATCTAC GAACACGAGTGCTTCCAGGAGGAACTGAGGAAGGCGCAGAGGAAGTTGCTGAAGGTGTCCCGGGATAAGAG TTTCCTCCTAGACCGACTTCTGCAGTACGAGAACGTGGATGAAGATTCTTCTG ACTCAGATGCCACTGCATCTTCAGATAACAGCGAGACAGAGGGAACACCCAAGTTGTCGGACACGCCAGCCCCCAAGAG GAAGAGAAGCCCTCCACTGGGgggtgtcccctccccctccagcctctccctgcctccttcaaCAGGGTTTCCCCTTCAGGCCTCGGGGGCCCCCTCCCCATACCTGAGCTCG CTGGCttcccccccctaccccccattcCCTTCCGACTACCTGGCCCTGCAGCTGCCCGAGCCCAGCCCCCTGAGGCCCAAGCGGGAGAAACGGCCCCGCCTGCCCCGGAAACTCAAG AGAGCTcactctggctgcagtgtggaggAAGAGCTGGCTCTGGGAGAGGCTGAAGGCAGGGAGTCCAGTTAG
- the INO80E gene encoding INO80 complex subunit E isoform X5, translating into MNGPADGEVDYKKKYRNLKRKLKFLIYEHECFQEELRKAQRKLLKVSRDKSFLLDRLLQYENVDEDSSDSDATASSDNSETEGTPKLSDTPAPKSPLPCPFSRKRSPPLGGVPSPSSLSLPPSTGFPLQASGAPSPYLSSLPEPSPLRPKREKRPRLPRKLKMAVGPPDCPVGGPLTFPGRGSGAGVGAALAPLPPPKMPPPTILSAVPRQMFSDAGSGDDALDGDDDLVIDIPE; encoded by the exons ATGAACGGGCCGGCGGACGGCGAAGTGGACTACAAGAAGAAGTACCGGAACCTGAAGCGGAAGCTCAAGTTCCTCATCTAC GAACACGAGTGCTTCCAGGAGGAACTGAGGAAGGCGCAGAGGAAGTTGCTGAAGGTGTCCCGGGATAAGAG TTTCCTCCTAGACCGACTTCTGCAGTACGAGAACGTGGATGAAGATTCTTCTG ACTCAGATGCCACTGCATCTTCAGATAACAGCGAGACAGAGGGAACACCCAAGTTGTCGGACACGCCAGCCCCCAAGAG ccccctcccctgtcctttcTCCAGGAAGAGAAGCCCTCCACTGGGgggtgtcccctccccctccagcctctccctgcctccttcaaCAGGGTTTCCCCTTCAGGCCTCGGGGGCCCCCTCCCCATACCTGAGCTCG CTGCCCGAGCCCAGCCCCCTGAGGCCCAAGCGGGAGAAACGGCCCCGCCTGCCCCGGAAACTCAAG ATGGCCGTGGGACCCCCTGACTGCCCTGTGGGAGGGCCGCTGACTTTCCCAGGCCGTGgttctggggctggggtgggggcagccctgGCCCCACTGCCGCCCCCCAAGATGCCTCCCCCCACGATCCTCAGCGCCGTCCCTCGGCAGATGTTCAGCGACGCGGGCAGCGGGGACGATGCCCTGGACGGGGATGATGACCTGGTGATCGACATCCCGGAgtga
- the INO80E gene encoding INO80 complex subunit E isoform X2, whose product MNGPADGEVDYKKKYRNLKRKLKFLIYEHECFQEELRKAQRKLLKVSRDKSFLLDRLLQYENVDEDSSDSDATASSDNSETEGTPKLSDTPAPKRKRSPPLGGVPSPSSLSLPPSTGFPLQASGAPSPYLSSLASPPYPPFPSDYLALQLPEPSPLRPKREKRPRLPRKLKAEQEWKEDERHGENIVWADAGVRREKDVGRKDRMAVGPPDCPVGGPLTFPGRGSGAGVGAALAPLPPPKMPPPTILSAVPRQMFSDAGSGDDALDGDDDLVIDIPE is encoded by the exons ATGAACGGGCCGGCGGACGGCGAAGTGGACTACAAGAAGAAGTACCGGAACCTGAAGCGGAAGCTCAAGTTCCTCATCTAC GAACACGAGTGCTTCCAGGAGGAACTGAGGAAGGCGCAGAGGAAGTTGCTGAAGGTGTCCCGGGATAAGAG TTTCCTCCTAGACCGACTTCTGCAGTACGAGAACGTGGATGAAGATTCTTCTG ACTCAGATGCCACTGCATCTTCAGATAACAGCGAGACAGAGGGAACACCCAAGTTGTCGGACACGCCAGCCCCCAAGAG GAAGAGAAGCCCTCCACTGGGgggtgtcccctccccctccagcctctccctgcctccttcaaCAGGGTTTCCCCTTCAGGCCTCGGGGGCCCCCTCCCCATACCTGAGCTCG CTGGCttcccccccctaccccccattcCCTTCCGACTACCTGGCCCTGCAGCTGCCCGAGCCCAGCCCCCTGAGGCCCAAGCGGGAGAAACGGCCCCGCCTGCCCCGGAAACTCAAG GCTGAGCAGGAGTGGAAGGAAGACGAGAGACATGGTGAGAATATTGTTTGGGCTGACGCAGgagtgagaagagagaaggacGTCGGAAGGAAAGACAGG ATGGCCGTGGGACCCCCTGACTGCCCTGTGGGAGGGCCGCTGACTTTCCCAGGCCGTGgttctggggctggggtgggggcagccctgGCCCCACTGCCGCCCCCCAAGATGCCTCCCCCCACGATCCTCAGCGCCGTCCCTCGGCAGATGTTCAGCGACGCGGGCAGCGGGGACGATGCCCTGGACGGGGATGATGACCTGGTGATCGACATCCCGGAgtga
- the INO80E gene encoding INO80 complex subunit E isoform X6 codes for MNGPADGEVDYKKKYRNLKRKLKFLIYEHECFQEELRKAQRKLLKVSRDKSFLLDRLLQYENVDEDSSDSDATASSDNSETEGTPKLSDTPAPKSPLPCPFSRKRSPPLGGVPSPSSLSLPPSTGFPLQASGAPSPYLSSMAVGPPDCPVGGPLTFPGRGSGAGVGAALAPLPPPKMPPPTILSAVPRQMFSDAGSGDDALDGDDDLVIDIPE; via the exons ATGAACGGGCCGGCGGACGGCGAAGTGGACTACAAGAAGAAGTACCGGAACCTGAAGCGGAAGCTCAAGTTCCTCATCTAC GAACACGAGTGCTTCCAGGAGGAACTGAGGAAGGCGCAGAGGAAGTTGCTGAAGGTGTCCCGGGATAAGAG TTTCCTCCTAGACCGACTTCTGCAGTACGAGAACGTGGATGAAGATTCTTCTG ACTCAGATGCCACTGCATCTTCAGATAACAGCGAGACAGAGGGAACACCCAAGTTGTCGGACACGCCAGCCCCCAAGAG ccccctcccctgtcctttcTCCAGGAAGAGAAGCCCTCCACTGGGgggtgtcccctccccctccagcctctccctgcctccttcaaCAGGGTTTCCCCTTCAGGCCTCGGGGGCCCCCTCCCCATACCTGAGCTCG ATGGCCGTGGGACCCCCTGACTGCCCTGTGGGAGGGCCGCTGACTTTCCCAGGCCGTGgttctggggctggggtgggggcagccctgGCCCCACTGCCGCCCCCCAAGATGCCTCCCCCCACGATCCTCAGCGCCGTCCCTCGGCAGATGTTCAGCGACGCGGGCAGCGGGGACGATGCCCTGGACGGGGATGATGACCTGGTGATCGACATCCCGGAgtga
- the INO80E gene encoding INO80 complex subunit E isoform X8 has protein sequence MNGPADGEVDYKKKYRNLKRKLKFLIYEHECFQEELRKAQRKLLKVSRDKSFLLDRLLQYENVDEDSSDSDATASSDNSETEGTPKLSDTPAPKSPLPCPFSRKRSPPLGGVPSPSSLSLPPSTGFPLQASGAPSPYLSSLASPPYPPFPSDYLALQLPEPSPLRPKREKRPRLPRKLKRAHSGCSVEEELALGEAEGRESS, from the exons ATGAACGGGCCGGCGGACGGCGAAGTGGACTACAAGAAGAAGTACCGGAACCTGAAGCGGAAGCTCAAGTTCCTCATCTAC GAACACGAGTGCTTCCAGGAGGAACTGAGGAAGGCGCAGAGGAAGTTGCTGAAGGTGTCCCGGGATAAGAG TTTCCTCCTAGACCGACTTCTGCAGTACGAGAACGTGGATGAAGATTCTTCTG ACTCAGATGCCACTGCATCTTCAGATAACAGCGAGACAGAGGGAACACCCAAGTTGTCGGACACGCCAGCCCCCAAGAG ccccctcccctgtcctttcTCCAGGAAGAGAAGCCCTCCACTGGGgggtgtcccctccccctccagcctctccctgcctccttcaaCAGGGTTTCCCCTTCAGGCCTCGGGGGCCCCCTCCCCATACCTGAGCTCG CTGGCttcccccccctaccccccattcCCTTCCGACTACCTGGCCCTGCAGCTGCCCGAGCCCAGCCCCCTGAGGCCCAAGCGGGAGAAACGGCCCCGCCTGCCCCGGAAACTCAAG AGAGCTcactctggctgcagtgtggaggAAGAGCTGGCTCTGGGAGAGGCTGAAGGCAGGGAGTCCAGTTAG
- the INO80E gene encoding INO80 complex subunit E isoform X1: MNGPADGEVDYKKKYRNLKRKLKFLIYEHECFQEELRKAQRKLLKVSRDKSFLLDRLLQYENVDEDSSDSDATASSDNSETEGTPKLSDTPAPKSPLPCPFSRKRSPPLGGVPSPSSLSLPPSTGFPLQASGAPSPYLSSLASPPYPPFPSDYLALQLPEPSPLRPKREKRPRLPRKLKAEQEWKEDERHGENIVWADAGVRREKDVGRKDRMAVGPPDCPVGGPLTFPGRGSGAGVGAALAPLPPPKMPPPTILSAVPRQMFSDAGSGDDALDGDDDLVIDIPE, translated from the exons ATGAACGGGCCGGCGGACGGCGAAGTGGACTACAAGAAGAAGTACCGGAACCTGAAGCGGAAGCTCAAGTTCCTCATCTAC GAACACGAGTGCTTCCAGGAGGAACTGAGGAAGGCGCAGAGGAAGTTGCTGAAGGTGTCCCGGGATAAGAG TTTCCTCCTAGACCGACTTCTGCAGTACGAGAACGTGGATGAAGATTCTTCTG ACTCAGATGCCACTGCATCTTCAGATAACAGCGAGACAGAGGGAACACCCAAGTTGTCGGACACGCCAGCCCCCAAGAG ccccctcccctgtcctttcTCCAGGAAGAGAAGCCCTCCACTGGGgggtgtcccctccccctccagcctctccctgcctccttcaaCAGGGTTTCCCCTTCAGGCCTCGGGGGCCCCCTCCCCATACCTGAGCTCG CTGGCttcccccccctaccccccattcCCTTCCGACTACCTGGCCCTGCAGCTGCCCGAGCCCAGCCCCCTGAGGCCCAAGCGGGAGAAACGGCCCCGCCTGCCCCGGAAACTCAAG GCTGAGCAGGAGTGGAAGGAAGACGAGAGACATGGTGAGAATATTGTTTGGGCTGACGCAGgagtgagaagagagaaggacGTCGGAAGGAAAGACAGG ATGGCCGTGGGACCCCCTGACTGCCCTGTGGGAGGGCCGCTGACTTTCCCAGGCCGTGgttctggggctggggtgggggcagccctgGCCCCACTGCCGCCCCCCAAGATGCCTCCCCCCACGATCCTCAGCGCCGTCCCTCGGCAGATGTTCAGCGACGCGGGCAGCGGGGACGATGCCCTGGACGGGGATGATGACCTGGTGATCGACATCCCGGAgtga